In the genome of Magnolia sinica isolate HGM2019 chromosome 2, MsV1, whole genome shotgun sequence, one region contains:
- the LOC131237137 gene encoding glycerate dehydrogenase → MAKPVSIEVWNPSGKYRVISTKSMPGTRWIRLLTDQDCRVEICTEKKTILSVEDILALIGNKCDGVIGQLTEDWGEVLFSALSRAGGKAFSNMAVGYNNVDVNAASKYGIAVGNTPGVLTETTAELAASLSLAAARRIVEADQFMRAGLYDGWLPHLYVGNLLKGQTVGVIGAGRIGSAYARMMIEGFKMNLIYYDLYQATRLEKFVTAYGQFLKSNGEQPVMWKRAATMEDVLREADVISLHPVLDKTTYHLINKERLAIMKKEAILVNASRGPVIDEAALVEHLKVNPMFRVGLDVFEDEPFMKPGLADQKNAVIVPHIASASKWTREGMATLAALNVLGKIKGYPIWSDPNRVEPFMDEKSPAPAACPSIVNAKQLGLTTSKL, encoded by the exons ATGGCAAAGCCGGTATCGATTGAAGTATGGAATCCAAGCGGCAAATATAGAGTTATTAGTACCAAATCAATGCCTGGAACGAGATGGATCCGACTCTTAACCGACCAAGATTGCCGCGTCGAA ATTTGCACTGAGAAGAAAACCATCTTGTCCGTCGAAGATATTCTCGCTCTGATTGGCAATAAGTGCGACGGAGTGATTGGACAG TTGACAGAAGACTGGGGAGAGGTACTATTCTCAGCACTGAGCAGGGCAGGAGGGAAGGCTTTCAGTAATATGGCCGTCGGATACAACaatgtggatgtgaatgctgcTTCTAAGTATGGGATTGCTGTTGGCAATACTCCT GGTGTTCTTACAGAGACAACAGCTGAGTTAGCGGCTTCGCTATCACTGGCAGCTGCCAGGAGAATAGTTGAAGCAGATCAGTTCATGAGGGCAGGTTTATACGATGGATGGCTTCCTCACTT GTATGTTGGTAATTTACTGAAGGGGCAGACGGTCGGAGTGATTGGAGCAGGTCGTATTGGATCGGCATATGCTAGAATGATG ATTGAGGGTTTCAAAATGAACCTCATATACTATGATCTGTATCAGGCTACTCGACTTGAGAAGTTTGTAACAG CTTATGGGCAGTTCTTGAAATCCAATGGTGAGCAACCTGTGATGTGGAAAAGAGCTGCTACCATGGAAGATGTCCTCAGAGAGGCTGATGTG ATTAGCCTTCATCCAGTTTTGGATAAAACTACGTATCATCTGATTAACAAAGAACGCCTTGCGATCATGAAGAAG GAAGCTATCCTTGTGAATGCAAGTAGGGGCCCTGTGATCGATGAAGCAGCCCTAGTGGAGCATCTGAAAGTGAATCCCATGTTTCGAGTTGGTCTTGATGTGTTCGAG GATGAACCTTTCATGAAGCCCGGACTAGCCGACCAGAAAAATGCCGTCATCGTACCCCACATTGCTTCTGCTTCCAAG TGGACTCGCGAAGGAATGGCCACTCTTGCAGCTCTAAATGTATTG GGAAAAATCAAAGGGTACCCAATTTGGTCTGATCCAAATCGTGTAGAACCGTTCATGGATGAGAAGTCTCCAGCTCCAGCTGCATGCCCCAGCATCGTCAATGCAAAACAACTCG GCCTAACCACTTCGAAGCTTTAA